TGTATCATCTGCAATCCTCCCTATGGCGAAAGATTAAGCCAGGAGGATGAGATCAAAAGGCTCTGCAAAACCATGGGCCAGACTTTTCTTGAGCTCGATACATGGTCTTTCTTCATCCTGACCGCCTTTTCTGGATTCGAGCCTTTATTCGGAAGAAAGGCGACAAAGAACCGTAAACTTTACAACGGAATGATACAGTGCTACTTCTATGAATACTTCGGTCCCCGCCCGCCCGGCCGTTCGCTTTCCCGCTCTTAACGTTATACGCCCTTGAGGTCGGATGTACACTGAGGGCAACGGCTTGCTCGAATAGGAATCATCGATATACAGAAAGGGCATTCCCTGGTTGTGGGTTGAGCCGGTTCGGGCTGTCTCTTGAGTCTGTTCACGTTCTTGATGAGAATGAATACGGCAAATGCTACGATGAGAAAGCTGATCACGGTATTGGCAAAAAAACCATAATTGATGCTCACGGCCCCGGCAGCCTTGGCCGCTGCGAGGGTTTCATACGGCCCGGGGGTCTTTCCTGCCTTGAGCACCAGGAACAGATTGGAGAAATCGATGTTGCCAAGCACTAGACCAATGGGGGGCATGATTATGTCATCGACAAGCGACTTGACAATGGTGCCGAAGGCGGCGCCCACAATGATACCCACCGCCATATCGATAACGTTGCCGCGCATGACAAATTCTTTAAACTCTTTGATCATTATCTCCTCCTCTCTTACGTTATGTTCGCCA
The sequence above is drawn from the Syntrophorhabdaceae bacterium genome and encodes:
- the mscL gene encoding large-conductance mechanosensitive channel protein MscL, with the translated sequence MIKEFKEFVMRGNVIDMAVGIIVGAAFGTIVKSLVDDIIMPPIGLVLGNIDFSNLFLVLKAGKTPGPYETLAAAKAAGAVSINYGFFANTVISFLIVAFAVFILIKNVNRLKRQPEPAQPTTRECPFCISMIPIRASRCPQCTSDLKGV